One window of Pyrus communis chromosome 12, drPyrComm1.1, whole genome shotgun sequence genomic DNA carries:
- the LOC137710130 gene encoding auxin-responsive protein SAUR50-like produces MDIIKRKWKKNMIANAWKRRSLQRESSSKVLNSLTKSKSCHCSSTTRKSKGQVAPDGCFSVYVGPQRQRFVVKTEFANHPLFKMLLDDAEMEYGYNCDGPILLPCDVDLFYNVLAEMESSEEISTPNCGFVKGYGSLMLCSPSRRLNSSINDGYGGAYRLLSPLKMLKINQF; encoded by the coding sequence ATGGATATCATAAAGAGAAAGTGGAAGAAGAATATGATCGCCAACGCATGGAAGAGACGTAGTTTACAAAGAGAAAGCAGCAGCAAAGTACTCAACTCATTGACTAAGAGCAAGTCATGCCACTGCAGTTCCACTACTAGGAAGAGCAAAGGCCAGGTAGCTCCGGACGGGTGTTTTTCAGTCTACGTTGGACCGCAAAGACAACGGTTTGTGGTGAAGACGGAGTTTGCAAATCATCCGTTGTTTAAGATGCTGCTGGATGATGCCGAAATGGAATACGGTTACAACTGCGACGGTCCGATTTTGCTTCCTTGTGATGTGGATTTGTTTTATAATGTGTTGGCTGAGATGGAGAGCAGTGAGGAAATTAGTACTCCTAATTGTGGGTTTGTTAAGGGTTATGGTTCGTTGATGCTTTGCAGTCCTTCTCGTCGTCTAAATTCGAGCATCAACGACGGTTATGGTGGTGCTTATAGGCTGCTTAGCCCGTTGAAAATGCTTAAGATAAACCAATTTTAA
- the LOC137711179 gene encoding omega-hydroxypalmitate O-feruloyl transferase-like → MGDTSDHTFELIVKKEEPTLVPPESETEKGLYYLSNLDQNIAVIVRTMYCFKSDSKGNEEAAEVIKNALSKILVHYYPFAGKLTISAEGKLIIDCTGDGAMFVEAEANCEMEKIGDTTKPDPKTLGNLVHDIPGAKNILEIPLLTVQVTKFTCGGFALGLCINHCTSDGISVMEFINSWGDTARGLPLKVVPFLDRNILKPRNPPKIEFTHDEFLQIEDISENSKLYEEEELLYSAFCFNPEKLEKLKKMAMEDGVLENCTTFKALSAFVWRARTKALRMRPDQKTKLLFAVDGRSKLEPPVPEGYFGNAILLTHALCSAGELLENPLSFAVGLVDEAVKMVTSSYMRSVVDYFEVTRARPSLAATLLITAWSKLSFHTTDFGWGEPVFSGPVGLPEKEVSLFLPRGEDKKSINVLLGLPASTMEIFEDLTRQI, encoded by the exons ATGGGGGATACCAGTGACCATACCTTTGAGCTTATTGTAAAGAAGGAAGAACCTACTCTGGTGCCTCCTGAATCCGAAACGGAGAAGGGTCTGTACTACCTCTCGAACCTGGACCAGAACATTGCGGTCATAGTCCGAACCATGTACTGCTTCAAATCGGATTCAAAAGGGAACGAAGAAGCTGCGGAAGTCATAAAGAATGCATTGTCAAAAATTCTTGTTCACTATTACCCTTTTGCAGGAAAGTTAACTATCAGCGCAGAAGGGAAGCTGATTATCGATTGCACAGGAGACGGTGCTATGTTTGTTGAAGCTGAAGCCAACTGCGAAATGGAAAAGATAGGTGACACAACAAAGCCTGATCCTAAGACTCTTGGGAATCTGGTTCATGATATTCCTGGTGCCAAGAACATACTTGAGATTCCTCTTTTGACAGTTCAG GTGACTAAATTCACATGTGGAGGGTTTGCTCTAGGGCTATGTATCAACCATTGTACATCCGATGGTATCTCTGTAATGGAATTTATCAATTCATGGGGGGATACCGCAAGAGGCTTGCCGCTCAAGGTTGTGCCATTTCTTGACAGAAACATACTCAAACCCAGAAACCCACCAAAGATAGAGTTTACTCATGACGAATTCCTTCAGATCGAAGACATATCGGAAAACTCCAAGCTCTATGAGGAAGAAGAACTGCTATACAGCGCCTTCTGTTTCAACCCCGAGAAGCTCGAAAAGCTGAAGAAAATGGCCATGGAAGATGGGGTTCTTGAAAACTGCACAACATTTAAAGCGCTCTCCGCTTTTGTATGGAGAGCTAGAACTAAGGCCTTGAGAATGAGACCGGATCAAAAAACAAAGCTCCTTTTCGCCGTTGATGGCCGCTCAAAACTTGAGCCACCAGTACCAGAAGGGTACTTTGGGAATGCAATTTTGTTGACACATGCACTGTGCAGTGCTGGGGAGTTACTGGAAAATCCGTTGTCATTTGCAGTTGGGTTAGTTGATGAGGCGGTTAAAATGGTGACGAGCAGTTATATGAGATCGGTGGTCGATTACTTTGAAGTGACAAGAGCTAGGCCTTCTTTGGCAGCAACCCTTTTGATAACAGCTTGGTCCAAGCTTAGTTTCCACACAACTGACTTTGGCTGGGGAGAGCCTGTGTTTTCAGGGCCGGTGGGTTTGCCTGAGAAGGAAGTAAGTTTGTTTCTACCTCGTGGAGAAGACAAGAAAAGTATAAATGTGCTTTTGGGTTTGCCAGCTTCTACAATGGAGATCTTTGAAGATCTGACGAGGCAGATTTAA
- the LOC137710129 gene encoding uncharacterized protein has product MTNLAKLDFVALDITRKNYLTWVMDAKIHLKAGNLRYTIKEDTSTTSQDRVKAKIFIRRHLDEGLKSEYFTVEDPLTLLKALKNIYNHQKTVILPMARYEWAHLKIQDFKTVAKNNSAMFRISSQLKLCGETITEEDMLEKTFSTFYVSNVFLQQQYKERGFTEYNQLISVLLIAEQNNELLMKNHQSRPIGSATFLEVNDDSLEGNTTSSRDNNYK; this is encoded by the coding sequence atgacgaaCTTGGCAAAACTGGATTTTGTTGCCCTAGATATTACTAGAAAGAACTACCTTACCTGGGTAATGGATGCCAAGATCCATCTGAAGGCAGGAAATCTTAGGTATACCATCAAGGAGGATACCAGTACAACCTCTCAAGATCGGGTGAAGGCCAAGATCTTTATCCGTCGCCACCTTGATGAGGGACTGAAGAGCGAATATTTCACAGTTGAAGATCCATTAACCCTCTTGAAGgcattgaaaaatatatataatcatcAGAAAACGGTTATTCTTCCAATGGCTCGTTATGAGTGGGCTCACCTAAAGATCCAAGATTTCAAGACGGTGGCTAAAAACAATTCTGCAATGTTCAGAATTAGTTCCCAGTTGAAGCTCTGTGGAGAAACAATAactgaggaagatatgctggaaaagacttttAGCACATTTTATGTCTCCAACGTGTTCCTGCAGCAACAGTATAAAGAAAGAGGCTTTACTGAGTACAACCAGTTGATATCTGTACTCCTTATAGCTGAGCAAAACAACGAGCTcctgatgaagaatcatcagtcCCGGCCTATTGGATCTGCAACATTCCTAGAAGTGAATGATGATTCCCTTGAAGGGAATACCACATCATCTCGTGACAATAATTACAAATAA